The segment TATAGGCTATGACCATAGGTTTGGCCGTAACCGTACGGCAGATATAAATACCCTAAAGGAATTTGGAGAAGAATTTAACTTTGATGTTGAGGAGATAAGTCAGCAGGAGATTGAGGATGTGGCCGTAAGTTCTACCAAGATCAGGAATGCTCTTCTTGAAGGTCGCGTAGAGAAGGCTAACCTAGTACCTTCAGCATCCATTTACCCTTACGGGCACTGTGGTTAAAGGAAAAGGACTAGGTAAAAAATTTGGCTACCCCACGGCAAATTTAAAGATTGAGGAAGAGTACAAACTTATCCCCGGGAACGGTGTTTATGTAGTACGTGCCTTTATTGAAGATATCCCGTATTTTGGAATGATGAATATCGGCACCAATCCTACTGTGGGCGGGGAGGAACTTACCATTGAAACCTATTTCTTTTTTTTAGACAAAAATCTTTATGGAATGAAGCTTCAAATTGAAATGCTTACCCGTATAAGAGATGAGAAGAAATTTGACACAGTTGACGCTCTAAAGATAGCGATGAAACAGGATGAAGCTTTTTCAATAAAATATATTGAAGATAATTATGCTGAATAAGTGGTTCTTCACCAGAATCGACAATAGTGCCCTGGTAGTTTTCCGGGTGCTATTTGGATTTTTAATTGCTGTTGAAGCTTTTGGAGCCATTTTTACGGGTTGGATAAAACGTACTCTCATTGAGCCCCAGGAAACATTTAATTTTATAGGATTTGAATTTCTGCAACCGCTTCCCGGGAATGGAATGTTGTATTATTATGCCGTTATGGGGATGTTCGGGATTTTTGTGATGCTGGGATATCGCTACAGGGTAAGTATTATAGCGTATGGTATAATGTGGACGGCTGTATATCTTATGCAGAAATCTTCCTATAACAATCACTATTACCTCCTGATGCTGTTGTGTATATTAATGGCATTTTTTCCTGCACACCGTAGTTTCTCTCTTGATGCCCGCCGTAATCCGGCAATAAGATCTATATCTATGCCTCGTTGGGTGTGGGTAACTATTGTCCTGCAACTGTTTATTGTCTATACCTATGCGGCAATTGCAAAGATATACCCCGACTGGTTTAACGGAACTTTCCCACGGCTGCTTATGGCGGGTAAAAAAGATTACTGGCTGGTAGGAGAGTTTCTGCAGCAAAACTGGGTTCATCAAAGCATGGTGTGGTACGGCTTCTTTTTTGACCTGCTGGTAATACCTCTGCTTCTTTGGAAAAGAACGCGGCTATTTGCCTTCATAGCAGCGGTCTTTTTCCATCTCTTTAATAGTTTTGTGCTGCATATTGGCATTTTTCCTTATCTCGCTCTGGCATTTACAATTTTCTTTTTTTCAAGCCGTACAATCCACAGCCTCTTTCTGCGGGGAAGAAAAGAATATTATGGTGGAAATGAAATTATAGTTCCGGCCCATAAAAACCTGCTTATGTTCCTTTTTTCCGGTTGGTTTCTGGTGCAAATCGCTTTACCGCTTCGACATCATTTTTTTGAGGATAATGTATTATGGACAGAAGAAGGGCACCGTTTAAGCTGGAGAATGATGTTACGCAGCAAAGGTGGGAGCAGCACCTTTAAGGTGGTTGAGAAAGGCACCACGGATACTATATATGTTAAAAAACAGGATTACTTAACTCAAAAACAAATGCGGGCCATTAATAGCAAGCCAGACATGATCTGGCAATTCGCGCATCGCTTAAAAAGAGAATATGCTGAACAGGGAAAAGATATTCAGGTATTTGTAAATGCAAAGGTAATGGTGAACGGGAGGCCTTCACAAACCTTAATTAACCCCAAAGTTGATCTCGCTGCAGAAAAATGGCGACATTTTAAACATCACGACTGGATCTTACCTTCAAAATTGGAGTAAATGACCATTAAAATATTGACAAACTCTTCAAGCAGGCCATTTCTTTGATGATTGTCTAAAATACCCCATGTATCTGGATTAGCTTTAGGCTAATAATTTGTCCCGCTTTTGTTACATTTGTGCCACACTAAAAATCAGGTAGGCTTTATGTTACAGGTTAACAATATACGGGCGAATAAAGAGGCATATACTAAGGCTCTTAAGAAAAGAAATTTTAATGCTGAAGACACTTTAAATGATGTTTTACAGCTGGACGAAATCCGTCGCTCTACCCAGTCGCAACTTGATGATACTTTAGCTGAATCAAACCAGGTTTCCAGGGAAATCGGACTTTTATTTAAGACGGGGGAACATCTCAAAGCCGGAGTTTTAAAGGAGAAATCGGCTAAGCTGAAGGAATCCTCTAAAACTCTTTCTGAAACTCTTAATGATACTGTTCTAAGGCTTGAGCAGTTGTTATACACTATTCCCAATGTACCACATGAGTCTGTTCCGGAAGGAGCGGGAGAGGCAGATAATGAAGAAATCTTTTCTTCCGGAGAAATACCACAACTAGCTGAAGGTTCCCTGCCACACTGGGAACTTGCAAAAAAATACGACATTATAGATTTTGAGCTTGGGAATAAGATCACCGGAGCTGGCTTTCCTGTTTACAAAGGAAAAGGTTCTAGGCTGCAGCGGGCGCTAATTGCCTATTTTCTTGATAAAGCTGGAGAAGCAGGCTATACCGAATATGAATTGCCACTTTTGGTAAATGAAGCTTCAGGTTTTGGTACAGGACAATTACCCGATAAAGAGGGGCAAATGTACCACGTCACCGAAGATGATTTGTATCTCATCCCCACTGCCGAAGTCCCGATTACCAATATGTACAGGGATATGATCTTGAATGAGACTGATCTTCCAATTAAAGCTTCAGGATTTACCCCTTGTTTCCGAAGGGAAGCAGGTTCATATGGATCGCACGTTCGGGGATTAAATAGATTACATCAATTTGACAAAGTAGAATTGGTGCGCATTGAGAAGCCGGAAAACTCCTATCCTGCCCTGGAAGGAATGGTAGAGCACGTCAAAAACCTGCTTGAGGAATTAAAACTTCCATACCGTATTTTAAGATTATGCGGCGGCGATTTAGGATTTACTTCAGCCCTTACTTATGATTTTGAAGTTTTTTCTACCGCTCAGGATCGCTGGCTGGAAATAAGTTCGGTTTCAAACTTTGAGACTTTCCAGGCTAACAGGTTAAAACTTAGATTTAAAGACAGGGAAGGTAACAAACAATTGCTGCATACGCTTAATGGGAGTGCTCTGGCATTACCAAGAGTTCTGGCAGGAATACTGGAAAATTACCAAACACCTCAAGGAATAAAAGTTCCTGAAGTACTGGTGAAATACAATAGGTTTTGATCTTATAGATTAACAGGAATTACATATTTGAAACAGCGCATTTTGTTATCTTTACGAAATGCGCTGTTTTCTATTTATAAGCCTTTGTCTCTTCACAACTTTCAGTCATTTTGCCCAGAACGATCAGCTGGCGCGAAATTACCTGGAACAGGGAGAGTATGAAAAAGCCTTAAAGACTTATCAGCAACTATATCAGGAGAGTCCCGGGAATTCTACCTATTTCTACGGTCTAATTACTGCATACCAGGAAATGGAAAATTTTGATGCAGCTGAAGCTCTTCTGAAGGAAAGAATGCAGAAGATCCTGAACAACCCCAATATGCATATAGAGTTGGGACATAATTTTGAGTTGCAGCAAAAAACCGAAGAAGCCCAGCAACAATACAACACCGCAATTGAAATGCTGAAGGAAAACTCGAATTATACCTATTCCGTTGCCCGCACCTTTGAAAAATACAGCCTTCTGGATTATGCGGTGCAGGCATATAAATCGGGTTCTGAATTAGGTTCAGATATGAACTTTGATCTGCCCCTTGCAAGAATTTATGGAGAGCAGGGAAAACTGGATGAAATGTTCAATTCTTACCTTGATATAATGGGAAAGGAACCTGAAATAAGTTATAACCTGGTAAGGGAATTTGACTAGTATATACTGGAGGATGCTACTAATCCCGCTAATAATGTCCTACGGAAATTGCTCGTTCAAAGGCTTCAGAAGAATCAAAACCTTATTTTTAACGAAATGCTCGCCTGGCTATATGTGCAGCAGAAAGAATATGACAAAGCCTTTGCCCAGGAGAAAGCAATTTTCCGCAGAAACAATGGAGATATTCAAAGGATCATTCAGCTAACTTTTACGGCAAAAGCTGAAGGTGATCTTGAAACAGCCAAAGATATAGTTGA is part of the Antarcticibacterium sp. 1MA-6-2 genome and harbors:
- a CDS encoding HTTM domain-containing protein, producing MLNKWFFTRIDNSALVVFRVLFGFLIAVEAFGAIFTGWIKRTLIEPQETFNFIGFEFLQPLPGNGMLYYYAVMGMFGIFVMLGYRYRVSIIAYGIMWTAVYLMQKSSYNNHYYLLMLLCILMAFFPAHRSFSLDARRNPAIRSISMPRWVWVTIVLQLFIVYTYAAIAKIYPDWFNGTFPRLLMAGKKDYWLVGEFLQQNWVHQSMVWYGFFFDLLVIPLLLWKRTRLFAFIAAVFFHLFNSFVLHIGIFPYLALAFTIFFFSSRTIHSLFLRGRKEYYGGNEIIVPAHKNLLMFLFSGWFLVQIALPLRHHFFEDNVLWTEEGHRLSWRMMLRSKGGSSTFKVVEKGTTDTIYVKKQDYLTQKQMRAINSKPDMIWQFAHRLKREYAEQGKDIQVFVNAKVMVNGRPSQTLINPKVDLAAEKWRHFKHHDWILPSKLE
- the serS gene encoding serine--tRNA ligase, whose translation is MLQVNNIRANKEAYTKALKKRNFNAEDTLNDVLQLDEIRRSTQSQLDDTLAESNQVSREIGLLFKTGEHLKAGVLKEKSAKLKESSKTLSETLNDTVLRLEQLLYTIPNVPHESVPEGAGEADNEEIFSSGEIPQLAEGSLPHWELAKKYDIIDFELGNKITGAGFPVYKGKGSRLQRALIAYFLDKAGEAGYTEYELPLLVNEASGFGTGQLPDKEGQMYHVTEDDLYLIPTAEVPITNMYRDMILNETDLPIKASGFTPCFRREAGSYGSHVRGLNRLHQFDKVELVRIEKPENSYPALEGMVEHVKNLLEELKLPYRILRLCGGDLGFTSALTYDFEVFSTAQDRWLEISSVSNFETFQANRLKLRFKDREGNKQLLHTLNGSALALPRVLAGILENYQTPQGIKVPEVLVKYNRF
- a CDS encoding lipopolysaccharide assembly protein LapB, coding for MRCFLFISLCLFTTFSHFAQNDQLARNYLEQGEYEKALKTYQQLYQESPGNSTYFYGLITAYQEMENFDAAEALLKERMQKILNNPNMHIELGHNFELQQKTEEAQQQYNTAIEMLKENSNYTYSVARTFEKYSLLDYAVQAYKSGSELGSDMNFDLPLARIYGEQGKLDEMFNSYLDIMGKEPEISYNLVREFD